A part of Maridesulfovibrio hydrothermalis AM13 = DSM 14728 genomic DNA contains:
- the fliG gene encoding flagellar motor switch protein FliG → MSTPFTGNQKTAIVLLALGDKFTAESFKRMSRNEIAEVSKAMLEMDSVPKEQVLEVLKEFNESLAYGAELLMGGAEQVKRLLSKSLDEETAKYILDKLDLESGPAPFQELQNVSPKILAQILRNEHPQTLALIIGHLHPDKAADLISSLPGGVRAEVLMRLAKLEAVAEEMLMEVDRVLQSQLIAMGGKEGKKVGGVPAVAEILNAVDRSTEEEVLSEIEEESTQMAEEIRNLMFVFEDIKGLDDRAIRELLKEVSNEELTTALKGASDDLQELFFNNMSERASNMIREDLEIMGPVKLSDVEGAQQSIVKNIRRLEDEGRIMISRGSGDVFV, encoded by the coding sequence TTGTCAACGCCGTTCACCGGTAATCAAAAAACAGCCATCGTACTTCTTGCCCTCGGGGACAAGTTTACGGCTGAATCCTTCAAGCGCATGAGCCGCAACGAAATTGCGGAAGTATCAAAAGCAATGCTTGAAATGGATTCCGTCCCCAAAGAGCAGGTTCTGGAAGTACTCAAAGAATTCAATGAGTCTCTGGCATACGGTGCAGAACTTCTTATGGGCGGAGCTGAACAGGTCAAAAGACTGCTCAGTAAATCTCTTGACGAGGAAACCGCAAAATATATTCTGGATAAACTGGACCTCGAAAGCGGACCGGCTCCTTTTCAGGAACTCCAGAATGTCAGCCCGAAGATTCTTGCACAGATTCTACGGAACGAACATCCGCAGACTCTGGCACTGATTATCGGACACCTTCACCCCGACAAGGCTGCCGACCTTATCTCAAGCCTGCCGGGCGGCGTAAGAGCGGAAGTTCTTATGAGACTGGCTAAACTGGAAGCCGTTGCCGAAGAGATGCTCATGGAAGTTGACCGCGTACTGCAAAGTCAGCTCATCGCTATGGGAGGCAAGGAAGGCAAGAAAGTGGGCGGCGTGCCTGCTGTAGCAGAAATTTTAAACGCAGTAGACCGTTCAACAGAAGAAGAAGTTCTTTCAGAGATCGAGGAAGAATCCACACAGATGGCCGAAGAAATTCGAAACCTCATGTTCGTTTTCGAAGACATCAAAGGACTCGACGACCGGGCGATCCGGGAACTGCTCAAGGAAGTTTCCAACGAAGAGCTTACAACTGCACTCAAAGGTGCATCCGACGATTTACAGGAGCTTTTCTTTAACAATATGTCCGAACGCGCATCTAATATGATCCGCGAAGATCTAGAAATTATGGGGCCTGTGAAACTCTCTGATGTGGAGGGTGCACAGCAGAGCATAGTTAAAAACATCCGCCGCCTCGAAGATGAGGGACGGATAATGATCAGCAGAGGTTCCGGAGATGTCTTTGTCTAA
- the fliF gene encoding flagellar basal-body MS-ring/collar protein FliF, translated as MPNFIADYLSKFQGFWSDRTVSQRIMIGGLASTVVIAFIFMVFWLNQTEYRVLYTKLYTEDASRVVSILQSTKEPYKIQDNGSTILVPANRVYDLRLKIAGEGALHGQGIGYEIFDTVQIGQTDFIQRINYQRALQGELARTISEFPQVERARIHLVLPAKSLFIEEQAEPSASVVLKLKDGEKLSDKQIKGVLNLVVMSVEGLKPQHVTVTDMRGQVLYQPEEDGGLGLNISNSQLEYKASLESKIEQRIQRLLMPIVGPEKVIAKVNADLDFRQRTIKTEAYDPDGQVARSEQTSEETTKGTANVDGGVPEANFRGDGFTGTATTQDSSRETRTTNYEINKEEQQIIVPVGELKRLSVAVVVDGTSIKDPETGEMTYVPRSKEEMQRIRELVRSAIGYDEVRGDSLEVSNMTFGMHDLFGDEGLMRTMLEYAQRLGKPFLNGLLIFLFLILVVRPVVMALIKPRVAEDEIDEVAGLPEAGERLSIDESDLDEEALDTARRLENAKAQALQLSEKNMDQAVQVLKSWLKQEAA; from the coding sequence ATGCCTAATTTCATCGCTGATTATCTGAGTAAATTTCAAGGATTCTGGTCCGACCGCACAGTCTCGCAGAGAATTATGATCGGAGGACTGGCGTCCACTGTCGTTATCGCATTCATCTTCATGGTCTTCTGGCTTAACCAGACCGAATACAGAGTGCTCTACACCAAACTCTATACAGAAGATGCATCCCGCGTTGTATCCATCTTACAATCCACCAAGGAACCATATAAAATTCAGGACAACGGTTCCACAATTCTGGTTCCTGCCAACAGGGTTTACGACCTGCGCCTGAAGATCGCCGGTGAAGGAGCACTTCATGGTCAGGGAATAGGTTACGAGATTTTTGACACCGTACAGATCGGTCAGACAGACTTCATTCAGCGGATCAATTATCAGCGCGCCCTGCAAGGCGAACTTGCAAGAACAATCAGCGAATTTCCACAGGTTGAAAGAGCCAGAATTCATCTGGTACTTCCAGCCAAGTCCCTTTTCATTGAAGAACAGGCTGAACCTTCAGCCTCTGTAGTCCTCAAACTCAAGGACGGCGAAAAACTATCAGATAAACAGATAAAAGGGGTGCTTAACCTTGTCGTCATGTCTGTAGAAGGTTTAAAGCCTCAGCACGTTACTGTAACAGACATGCGCGGTCAGGTTCTCTATCAGCCCGAAGAAGACGGCGGACTGGGACTTAACATCAGCAACAGCCAGCTCGAATACAAAGCAAGCCTCGAATCGAAGATCGAACAGCGTATTCAAAGACTTCTCATGCCTATCGTCGGCCCTGAAAAGGTTATCGCGAAGGTTAATGCTGATCTTGATTTCAGACAGCGCACCATTAAAACGGAAGCATATGACCCTGACGGTCAGGTAGCCAGATCTGAACAGACCAGTGAAGAAACCACCAAAGGAACAGCAAATGTTGACGGCGGCGTCCCTGAAGCAAACTTTCGCGGTGACGGTTTCACAGGAACAGCAACAACTCAGGACTCCTCCCGGGAGACTCGTACCACGAACTATGAGATCAATAAGGAAGAACAGCAGATCATAGTACCCGTTGGCGAACTGAAACGTTTAAGCGTAGCGGTTGTTGTAGACGGCACATCTATAAAAGATCCCGAAACCGGAGAAATGACCTACGTCCCCCGCTCTAAAGAAGAAATGCAGCGCATCCGGGAATTAGTCAGATCAGCCATCGGTTATGACGAAGTGCGCGGTGACTCTCTTGAAGTGTCTAATATGACCTTCGGCATGCACGACCTCTTTGGCGATGAAGGCCTCATGCGCACCATGCTTGAATACGCACAAAGACTGGGTAAACCTTTCCTTAACGGCCTTTTAATCTTCCTCTTCCTGATTCTGGTTGTACGTCCGGTTGTCATGGCGCTGATCAAGCCCCGTGTCGCAGAAGACGAAATTGACGAAGTTGCAGGACTGCCGGAAGCAGGTGAAAGACTCTCTATTGATGAAAGTGACCTTGACGAAGAGGCTCTTGATACGGCACGTAGACTGGAGAACGCCAAGGCTCAAGCTCTGCAACTCTCAGAAAAGAATATGGATCAGGCAGTGCAGGTGCTAAAGAGCTGGCTGAAGCAGGAGGCAGCTTAA
- a CDS encoding FliI/YscN family ATPase — MADMKGCTELLSAIDPCRSYGKVSKVVGLIAEGKGIKAPLGSVCHLVAEGIEKPIPAEVVGFKDGACLFMPYGELHGISPGSLIKNSSAPPEVPVGMNLLGRAVDAFGQPIDGKGPIIPESFNPLHRDPPNPLERPRINEPLDVGVKAINSLLTLGKGQRMGIMAGSGVGKSTLLSMMARYTLADINVIALIGERGREVVEFIERDLGPEGLARSILVIATSDKSPLIRMRAAYTATAIAEYFRDLNKDVLLMMDSVTRFAMAGREVGLAAGEPPTRGGYTPSVFAQLPKLLERAGKNRNGSITGIYTVLVDGDDFTEPIADATRSILDGHIVLTRDLADQGHYPCIDVLKSVSRVRGDIVQNEIVAAGRKVLGQLATFRKVEDMVNIGAYQSGANPDIDTAIKMQPAINGFLQQLVEEKQTLDESFNLLMKLAEPD, encoded by the coding sequence ATGGCAGACATGAAGGGATGTACTGAACTTCTCTCAGCAATAGATCCATGCCGCAGCTATGGAAAAGTAAGCAAAGTGGTCGGACTTATTGCCGAAGGCAAAGGAATTAAAGCACCGCTTGGTTCTGTGTGCCATCTCGTGGCTGAAGGAATAGAAAAGCCTATTCCGGCCGAAGTTGTCGGTTTTAAGGATGGAGCATGCCTGTTTATGCCTTATGGCGAACTTCATGGCATCAGCCCCGGAAGCCTGATCAAAAACTCCAGTGCACCTCCAGAAGTTCCTGTAGGCATGAACCTTTTAGGACGCGCAGTTGATGCTTTCGGTCAGCCCATTGACGGCAAAGGCCCAATTATCCCGGAAAGCTTTAATCCACTTCACCGAGATCCCCCTAACCCCTTAGAACGACCTCGTATCAACGAACCGCTTGATGTCGGAGTCAAAGCTATCAACAGCCTGCTGACCCTCGGTAAGGGCCAGCGTATGGGTATTATGGCCGGTTCCGGTGTCGGAAAGTCGACACTGCTCAGTATGATGGCCCGCTACACCCTTGCTGATATCAACGTCATTGCTCTTATAGGTGAACGCGGCAGAGAGGTTGTGGAATTTATTGAACGAGACCTCGGCCCCGAGGGCCTTGCACGATCAATTCTCGTTATTGCAACATCTGACAAAAGTCCGCTTATCCGTATGCGTGCGGCCTATACAGCGACAGCCATTGCTGAATATTTTCGCGACCTGAATAAAGATGTACTGTTGATGATGGACTCAGTAACCAGATTTGCCATGGCCGGCAGAGAAGTAGGTCTGGCTGCCGGCGAACCGCCCACCCGCGGCGGCTACACCCCTTCAGTTTTCGCACAACTTCCCAAACTTCTGGAACGCGCCGGTAAAAACCGTAACGGCTCCATTACCGGAATATATACCGTGCTTGTCGATGGTGACGATTTTACAGAACCCATTGCCGATGCAACACGCTCTATTCTTGATGGACATATTGTTCTAACCCGCGACCTAGCGGATCAGGGGCACTACCCCTGTATTGATGTTCTTAAAAGCGTCAGCAGGGTTCGCGGCGATATTGTACAAAACGAAATAGTTGCGGCAGGCAGAAAAGTACTGGGACAACTTGCCACATTCAGAAAAGTTGAAGACATGGTAAATATTGGTGCATATCAGTCCGGTGCAAATCCTGATATTGATACTGCTATTAAAATGCAGCCTGCAATTAACGGATTCCTGCAACAGCTTGTTGAAGAAAAACAAACTCTTGATGAAAGCTTTAACCTGCTGATGAAGCTTGCTGAACCAGATTAA
- a CDS encoding tetratricopeptide repeat protein gives MSHLDYEINKELGECYLFMGELDKAEDYYKKAAGSNGVHPDPYIGLATIAVQRGEYSTAMSLYEKAHSVEVTDKSYAGMGLIQMETSRQDEAFQNFSDALKINVNNMVALFGIIRIGHEAGRVAEAAPFLEKFLENDPEKHEVRYSLAGLYVCMDKKEAAVQQLELILEMDPANEAAKELLEQI, from the coding sequence ATGAGTCATTTAGATTATGAAATTAACAAGGAACTCGGTGAGTGTTATCTGTTCATGGGCGAACTGGATAAAGCTGAAGATTACTACAAGAAGGCTGCCGGATCTAACGGCGTGCATCCCGATCCTTATATCGGTCTTGCTACCATTGCAGTACAGCGCGGGGAATACAGCACAGCCATGTCTCTTTACGAAAAGGCTCATTCCGTTGAAGTAACTGACAAGAGTTATGCGGGGATGGGACTTATTCAGATGGAAACATCCAGGCAGGACGAAGCCTTTCAAAATTTCTCTGATGCGCTCAAGATCAACGTCAACAATATGGTTGCGCTTTTCGGAATTATCAGAATCGGTCACGAAGCTGGAAGGGTTGCTGAAGCAGCTCCATTTCTTGAAAAGTTTCTCGAAAATGATCCTGAGAAGCATGAAGTCCGTTATTCCCTTGCAGGCCTTTATGTCTGCATGGATAAAAAGGAAGCAGCTGTACAGCAGCTCGAACTTATCCTTGAAATGGACCCCGCTAATGAAGCGGCCAAGGAGCTTCTTGAGCAGATTTAG
- the fliE gene encoding flagellar hook-basal body complex protein FliE — protein sequence MAIRNVAMQAYTDALQTQKQFEKKFDKAMDINKPEVNSFSETLTNSIKGVNDMQSEKKAMIEDFASGKNQNVHELMISLQKASVAMTMTSTVRSKVMQAYQEVLKMPF from the coding sequence ATGGCTATCAGAAATGTAGCAATGCAGGCTTATACCGATGCTCTTCAAACTCAAAAACAGTTTGAAAAGAAATTCGACAAAGCCATGGACATCAATAAGCCTGAGGTCAACTCTTTTTCTGAAACCCTCACCAACTCCATTAAAGGAGTTAATGACATGCAAAGTGAAAAGAAAGCTATGATCGAAGACTTTGCATCGGGTAAAAACCAAAACGTGCATGAACTGATGATATCACTTCAGAAAGCAAGTGTTGCCATGACCATGACCAGCACCGTGCGTTCTAAAGTAATGCAAGCTTATCAGGAAGTTCTGAAAATGCCTTTCTAG
- the flgB gene encoding flagellar basal body rod protein FlgB yields the protein MKGLFGSHIDLTSKVLDLRLQRQNLVASNLANVNTPGYKAKTLEFEGELQKALGLDAKGKMTKTSKMHIPANFDPHSFSGRTLSSFEPRVVHGEDAVDVDKEMVTMAKNSLAYNALTQVISKNFQGMKRIIQSGAR from the coding sequence ATGAAAGGACTTTTCGGAAGCCATATTGATTTAACCAGTAAGGTGCTGGACCTACGACTTCAACGTCAGAATCTCGTCGCCTCCAATCTGGCTAACGTCAATACCCCCGGCTACAAGGCAAAAACTCTTGAGTTTGAAGGTGAACTTCAAAAAGCTCTTGGACTTGATGCCAAAGGCAAAATGACCAAAACCAGCAAAATGCATATCCCGGCAAATTTTGACCCGCACAGCTTTAGCGGCAGAACTCTTTCCAGCTTTGAACCTAGAGTTGTACACGGGGAAGATGCCGTAGACGTAGATAAAGAGATGGTCACAATGGCCAAAAACTCTCTTGCATACAACGCCCTGACTCAGGTCATCAGCAAAAATTTTCAGGGAATGAAAAGAATCATACAAAGTGGAGCTAGATAA
- the hflX gene encoding GTPase HflX, protein MKRINRLADRRYSEPCGFSNEQARELALLSHEIGRQIGLLVDRQGRPEMILVGDPSSIYIPELPRARQSEGRLRGLRLLHTHISGENLSEEDLMDMVFLRLDSVTVVASNPHGEPDFVQYAYLLPPESGAKPYEQLPPVRWDRADIDLPAQIKALEDEFRRADRTRDTTDKRERAIVVSVSQAPKSVQERSLDELEDLAETAGLKVEGRLIQRIRKVNPKFIMGKGKLAELEVLALQADAEVILFDQELSAGQMRNLAKLTERKILDRTQLILDIFAQHATTKAGKLQVEMAQLKYTMPRLVGKNRALSRLMGGIGGRGPGETKLEVDRRRIKDKLTKLGNELKKVSRQRGFTRDRRARAGVPVVSLVGYTNAGKSTLLNTLTNSGVLAENKLFATLDPTSRRIRFPSDQELILTDTVGFIRQLPKELKEAFRATLEELEAADVLLHVADVSHPEVGEQIEAVQKIIEDMELQGVTEILVLNKWDQLNEEERELVSNTYPHGIPASAITRRSLSSLVEVILEEIDKAVTRHR, encoded by the coding sequence GTGAAAAGGATCAATCGCCTGGCGGACCGTCGTTATAGTGAACCTTGCGGCTTTTCAAATGAACAGGCTCGCGAGCTTGCTTTACTCAGTCATGAAATCGGTCGTCAGATAGGACTTCTGGTTGACAGGCAGGGAAGGCCGGAAATGATTCTGGTCGGTGATCCTTCATCAATTTATATTCCTGAACTGCCCAGAGCACGACAGTCCGAAGGGCGGTTGCGCGGTCTGAGACTTCTGCACACCCATATTTCCGGAGAAAATCTATCCGAGGAAGACCTCATGGATATGGTCTTTTTGCGGCTGGACAGTGTTACCGTGGTTGCATCTAATCCGCACGGTGAACCTGATTTTGTGCAATACGCCTATCTTCTTCCTCCTGAGTCAGGGGCAAAGCCCTATGAGCAGCTTCCACCTGTACGGTGGGATAGAGCAGATATTGATCTGCCTGCGCAGATTAAAGCCCTTGAAGACGAATTTCGCAGAGCTGACCGTACCCGTGATACAACTGACAAACGTGAGCGGGCCATTGTAGTAAGTGTTTCTCAGGCTCCCAAGTCTGTGCAGGAACGCTCCCTTGATGAACTGGAAGACCTTGCTGAGACCGCAGGACTGAAAGTAGAAGGGCGATTGATTCAGCGCATCCGTAAAGTAAATCCTAAATTTATTATGGGTAAAGGTAAGCTTGCAGAGCTTGAAGTTCTGGCCCTGCAGGCTGATGCCGAAGTAATTCTATTTGATCAGGAACTTTCTGCCGGCCAGATGCGTAACCTTGCTAAACTTACCGAACGCAAAATTCTTGATCGCACTCAGCTTATTTTAGATATTTTTGCCCAGCATGCCACGACCAAGGCAGGTAAATTACAGGTGGAAATGGCGCAGCTGAAATATACCATGCCCCGTCTGGTCGGTAAAAACAGAGCTTTGTCCCGTCTGATGGGTGGTATAGGCGGCCGCGGTCCCGGTGAAACCAAGCTTGAAGTCGACCGCCGCCGTATCAAAGATAAGCTTACCAAGCTAGGCAATGAGCTTAAGAAGGTCAGCAGGCAGCGAGGGTTTACGAGAGATCGCCGTGCGCGTGCCGGAGTTCCTGTTGTCTCTTTGGTCGGCTATACTAATGCAGGAAAATCAACACTGCTCAATACACTTACCAACAGTGGTGTTCTGGCTGAAAATAAACTTTTCGCTACCCTTGATCCCACCAGCAGACGAATTCGTTTTCCAAGTGATCAGGAACTTATTTTGACCGATACTGTTGGCTTTATCCGTCAGCTTCCCAAAGAACTTAAAGAGGCTTTCCGGGCTACTCTTGAGGAACTTGAAGCGGCAGATGTGCTTTTGCATGTGGCGGATGTTTCCCATCCTGAAGTCGGTGAGCAGATTGAAGCGGTGCAGAAGATTATTGAGGATATGGAATTGCAGGGGGTTACTGAGATTTTAGTTCTCAATAAGTGGGATCAGCTTAATGAGGAGGAGCGGGAGCTTGTGAGTAATACTTATCCGCATGGAATTCCGGCAAGCGCAATTACCCGAAGATCTCTCAGCAGTCTGGTGGAAGTTATTTTAGAAGAGATTGATAAAGCTGTTACGCGGCACAGGTAG
- a CDS encoding chemotaxis protein: MAKTDILLETGTNELEILEFYIDLPESEAGPAERCHFGVNVAKVMQVIESPQLKHPESAEHPCFMGTIPLRNHILPVLDLAVWLGLERKENKYDIVIVTEFSQTISGFQVSGVTEIHRVGWQQVLSPDRFMSSLDDSCIVGIVEREDRFIQLLDLESILADLDPTLGGDLEAPSIVASEAYMALVCDDSPTIRAMLEKSLDGANFRHTIVRNGQEAQDTLKNIKQIAQQENRPVKDFVEIVISDIEMPLMDGFSLTKWIRQDDALKDLPVILYSSIITKELKHKGESVGADDQVSKPDLNLIPGKAIDLIENRKSQ, translated from the coding sequence ATGGCAAAAACTGATATTCTGCTTGAAACCGGGACCAACGAGCTTGAAATCCTGGAGTTTTATATAGACCTGCCAGAATCAGAAGCAGGTCCCGCTGAAAGATGTCATTTCGGGGTAAACGTTGCCAAAGTCATGCAGGTTATCGAAAGCCCTCAGCTGAAACACCCGGAATCCGCTGAACACCCCTGTTTCATGGGCACAATCCCGCTTAGAAACCATATCCTTCCAGTATTGGACCTTGCAGTATGGCTGGGTCTGGAAAGAAAAGAAAACAAATATGATATAGTAATTGTGACCGAGTTCAGTCAGACTATTTCCGGCTTTCAGGTCAGCGGAGTTACTGAAATCCACCGCGTGGGCTGGCAGCAGGTTCTCTCCCCGGACAGGTTTATGAGCAGCCTTGACGACAGTTGTATAGTCGGCATAGTTGAACGAGAAGATCGCTTCATCCAGCTTCTGGATCTGGAATCTATTCTTGCCGACCTTGACCCGACTCTTGGCGGAGACCTCGAAGCACCTTCCATTGTCGCATCTGAAGCATACATGGCACTTGTCTGCGATGACTCCCCTACAATCCGGGCTATGCTTGAAAAAAGTCTCGACGGCGCAAATTTCAGGCATACAATTGTCCGCAACGGTCAGGAGGCACAAGATACTCTCAAAAATATCAAGCAAATTGCTCAGCAGGAAAACAGACCGGTCAAAGACTTCGTAGAAATAGTCATATCAGATATTGAAATGCCTTTAATGGATGGATTCAGTCTTACCAAATGGATAAGACAGGACGATGCCCTGAAAGACCTTCCGGTAATTCTATACTCCTCTATCATCACCAAAGAGCTTAAGCATAAGGGAGAATCCGTAGGTGCTGACGATCAGGTATCCAAACCCGACCTCAACCTTATTCCGGGAAAAGCTATAGACTTGATTGAAAATAGAAAATCTCAATAA
- a CDS encoding cold-shock protein: MSSKGVVSWFNDIRGFGFIVDEAGRDIYVHYSEVIRDGFKTLSEGEKVVFEILDEDTAPKAASVRIITY, from the coding sequence ATGAGTTCAAAAGGAGTTGTCAGCTGGTTTAATGATATACGGGGGTTCGGATTCATCGTTGATGAAGCCGGACGTGATATCTATGTGCACTATTCCGAGGTAATCAGGGATGGATTCAAAACCCTTAGTGAAGGGGAGAAGGTTGTCTTTGAAATCCTTGATGAGGACACTGCACCGAAAGCAGCTTCAGTAAGAATTATAACCTACTGA
- the flgC gene encoding flagellar basal body rod protein FlgC, with protein sequence MNFMTALDIGASGLKAQREYLNVVSMNMANSRTTRTAEGGPYRRKSVAMESTPLLSPFDSIMNQETNKNLRGVTVRGIVSDTRPFKEVFEPNHPDADSKGIVRYPDINVVEEMVNMITISRSYEANAQAVDSAKKMFNRALRIGMN encoded by the coding sequence ATGAACTTCATGACAGCACTTGATATCGGAGCATCAGGACTCAAGGCCCAGAGAGAATACCTGAACGTCGTGTCTATGAACATGGCAAACTCCAGAACAACACGCACTGCAGAAGGCGGCCCCTACCGTCGTAAAAGTGTTGCCATGGAGTCCACCCCTCTTCTCTCTCCCTTTGATTCAATAATGAATCAGGAAACAAATAAAAACCTTCGCGGCGTAACCGTTAGAGGCATTGTCTCTGACACCCGCCCTTTCAAAGAGGTTTTCGAACCAAATCATCCGGATGCGGATTCGAAAGGAATTGTCAGATACCCGGACATTAACGTTGTTGAAGAAATGGTAAACATGATCACCATCAGCAGATCATACGAAGCCAACGCACAGGCCGTAGACTCTGCCAAAAAAATGTTCAACCGCGCACTCAGAATAGGCATGAACTAA
- a CDS encoding FliH/SctL family protein, with the protein MSLSKAEESKFYTGRVIMGLDSNNNTQERTIQEMEGKKKPVWDEDTDKEYFERVKAKAQSMAKDLITQAMAEAETIKAAAQAEGYAEGKALAAAEAEKHMIEFSKNLSQTLTAIQEQSRNVVLAQSTDAVSLILMVIEKTLAVEMESRRQEILASLLDEALSRIDSLTQLVIKVAPADYETVGSLLEQARAEHPDLTKWRVKADPALDNGGVIIEAEDAMIDNTVTSRWEGVQEILGQLTASAGE; encoded by the coding sequence ATGTCTTTGTCTAAAGCTGAAGAAAGCAAGTTCTACACCGGTAGAGTCATTATGGGTCTTGATTCCAATAACAATACCCAGGAAAGGACTATACAGGAAATGGAAGGCAAGAAAAAGCCGGTCTGGGACGAAGATACAGACAAAGAATACTTTGAAAGAGTAAAGGCCAAAGCACAAAGCATGGCCAAAGACCTGATCACACAAGCCATGGCCGAAGCTGAGACAATCAAAGCTGCGGCGCAGGCTGAAGGCTATGCAGAAGGCAAGGCCCTTGCTGCGGCGGAAGCTGAAAAACACATGATCGAATTCAGCAAAAACCTCAGTCAGACTTTGACAGCTATTCAAGAGCAATCCCGAAATGTAGTGCTGGCCCAGTCCACAGATGCTGTTTCGCTGATCCTCATGGTCATCGAAAAAACGCTGGCCGTTGAAATGGAAAGCCGGAGACAGGAAATACTTGCATCACTGCTGGACGAAGCATTGTCCCGCATAGACTCTCTGACCCAGCTTGTTATTAAAGTAGCCCCTGCTGACTACGAAACGGTAGGCTCCCTGCTTGAACAGGCCCGCGCTGAACATCCCGACCTGACTAAATGGCGCGTTAAAGCAGACCCGGCCCTTGATAACGGCGGAGTCATAATTGAAGCTGAAGATGCCATGATCGATAATACTGTCACTTCCCGCTGGGAGGGAGTACAGGAAATTCTCGGACAGCTCACTGCAAGCGCAGGAGAATAA
- a CDS encoding IMP cyclohydrolase, which translates to MDMLSIKRGILSVTDKSGLAEFASELVGFGVELISTGGTKKMLLDAGLEVKSVSDVTGFPEIMGGRVKTLHPSVHGGILADKDNPEHLSTLDEHGIKTIDMVCVNLYNFAKAVSEGQDLRSAVEQIDIGGPTMLRASAKNFHSVLVVPSPVHYPRILEDMKKNDGKVSLALRKDLAAETFALVSEYDSMIAKYLADHDA; encoded by the coding sequence ATGGATATGTTGTCTATCAAGCGCGGAATACTCAGTGTTACTGATAAGTCCGGACTTGCTGAATTTGCGTCTGAGTTGGTTGGATTCGGTGTTGAACTTATCAGCACCGGCGGCACAAAAAAAATGCTTCTTGATGCTGGACTTGAGGTTAAATCTGTAAGTGATGTTACCGGATTTCCTGAAATTATGGGGGGCCGTGTTAAGACTCTGCACCCCTCTGTGCATGGTGGCATCCTTGCAGATAAGGACAATCCCGAGCACCTGTCTACTCTTGATGAACATGGAATCAAGACGATTGATATGGTTTGTGTTAACCTGTACAATTTTGCCAAGGCTGTAAGCGAAGGGCAGGATCTTAGAAGTGCTGTCGAACAGATTGATATCGGTGGTCCTACTATGCTGCGTGCTTCAGCTAAGAATTTTCATTCTGTTCTGGTTGTCCCCAGTCCGGTACATTATCCACGGATTCTTGAAGATATGAAAAAAAATGACGGTAAGGTTTCTCTGGCTCTCAGAAAAGACCTTGCTGCAGAAACTTTTGCGCTTGTTTCAGAATACGATTCCATGATTGCCAAATATTTGGCAGATCATGATGCTTAA